The Corynebacterium suranareeae genome window below encodes:
- a CDS encoding RNA polymerase-binding protein RbpA gives MADRVLRGSRMGAVSYETDRDHDLAPRQLVKYKTADGEIYEVPFADDAEIPEEWMCKNGKLGTLMEGEGVESKPVKPPRTHWDMLRERRSIEELDVLLEERIEALRKRRRNAAKLLKAQQEAEEAEKAAEEA, from the coding sequence ATGGCAGATCGCGTTCTTCGTGGCAGCCGCATGGGCGCCGTGAGCTATGAGACGGACAGGGACCACGATCTGGCTCCTCGCCAGCTCGTGAAGTACAAGACCGCAGACGGGGAAATTTATGAGGTCCCCTTCGCCGATGATGCAGAAATCCCCGAGGAGTGGATGTGCAAGAACGGTAAGCTAGGCACCCTCATGGAAGGTGAGGGAGTCGAGTCCAAGCCGGTCAAGCCTCCACGTACTCACTGGGATATGCTGCGCGAGCGCCGCTCAATCGAAGAGCTGGATGTGCTGTTGGAGGAGCGCATTGAAGCTCTGCGTAAGCGTCGTCGCAACGCAGCGAAACTGCTGAAGGCTCAGCAAGAAGCTGAAGAAGCAGAAAAGGCAGCTGAAGAGGCTTAA
- a CDS encoding YceI family protein: MSNMQGNGPKKPVGDSSRADSPLIKYRTLIIVVFVILIVGLASVAVGPVVYQLIMGPGVKTEGIKADGAAPASTDLNGTWDVVPGSLPNTTSAGFTFAEILPGEEKITSGSTTGVDGEVVIEDNTLLSGLITVNMTHITTDQEKRDINVRTKLFHTDQYPEATFEVTDSVDLSELPDTGTIAQVVIPGELTIHGETKAVEPTFNVLRTGDQVVVASDIEINRLDFGVETPEFIAAKINETGEINVRIVLEK, encoded by the coding sequence ATGAGCAACATGCAGGGAAATGGTCCTAAGAAACCAGTCGGCGACTCAAGTCGTGCTGATAGCCCACTAATCAAATACCGGACCTTGATTATCGTTGTTTTTGTCATCCTCATCGTGGGCTTGGCATCGGTTGCAGTTGGGCCAGTTGTGTACCAACTCATCATGGGACCTGGCGTGAAAACAGAAGGAATCAAGGCTGATGGCGCAGCACCTGCTTCCACTGATTTGAATGGCACCTGGGATGTTGTTCCGGGAAGTCTTCCGAACACAACTTCTGCTGGTTTTACTTTTGCTGAAATTCTTCCAGGTGAGGAGAAAATCACTTCCGGATCAACCACTGGCGTTGACGGAGAGGTGGTTATTGAGGATAACACTTTGCTGTCTGGTCTGATCACGGTGAACATGACGCATATCACCACCGATCAGGAAAAGCGCGACATCAACGTGCGCACCAAACTGTTCCACACTGACCAGTACCCAGAAGCAACATTTGAGGTTACTGATTCGGTTGATCTTTCCGAGCTTCCTGATACTGGAACCATTGCTCAGGTAGTTATCCCAGGAGAGTTGACAATCCACGGCGAAACCAAGGCAGTTGAGCCAACGTTCAATGTGCTTCGTACAGGTGACCAGGTTGTCGTGGCGTCCGATATTGAAATCAACCGCCTTGATTTTGGTGTGGAAACCCCAGAGTTCATTGCAGCCAAGATTAATGAGACCGGCGAAATCAACGTACGAATCGTATTGGAGAAATAA